CACGGACGAGACTCGAGGTATTGGGATAAGGATGATAGACGACGGGATGATGATTATAATGAGGATGAAGTAGAGCATAAACCTGTTGATGTAATTCAAGTGAAgaagggtttagatttgaaggggATTGGTTTGTACAATGAAGCTGGACGGAACGAGTTAAACAAGTATGAAGCAGAGTATCAAGCTTCCCTTTTCAAACGTGGTCCTGGGGATCACGAGGCGGTTCATATGGAccctgatgatgatgatgctatTGATTCTCATGATAGTCAAGCGGATGATGAATACGTTGGCCATGATGAGGATGACAATGACAACGAAGAGCCGCGCAAGGAGAAGCCTACAGAGCTTCTTCTTTCCATGAGTAAGGAACATGATGATGGAGATACTTCAAAGAGGTCACTTGGGGAGTCTTCTCTTGTTACCAAGGTTGGTAAGTCCGGGAAAACATCACGATCTGCTACAAAACGAAGAGCTCGTGGTCGCAGATCTTCAGGTGATGACTTGTAATTATATGGGTTGAGGACCTCGGTATTTGATCctcatctttctttttgttgttcAAACTTTCAGGTGGAGCTTGTCAGATGAAGCTATTGAATTCTAGTCAACCAATAGTGGAGCCCTTGAATACTCGAAAATCTGCTAGATTCTCCTTGCACTACGTAGAGAATGAGGAAAAACCTGATGGAGAACAACTGTGGGATCCTAGGTTTGCAGGTCATCAGAGTTTACAAGAGCGAGAAGATTCCTTCTTGGCTGCAGACAAGAAAATTCATTGTGGTTTTGTCAAAGCTCCCAAAGGATCTCCAACCACTGGGTTTGATCTCACAGAAGATGATACTAATTATATCAGTAGATGCCACATCGCTGTGATCTCATGCATATTTGGCAATTCTGATCGCTTGAGGCCTCCTGCCAATAAAATGGTAATGATCATTGATGTATATTTATACTGTTTGGAACATGTGACTAGTAGGTTTAAGTTACGTGCACAAATGGTGTCATGAATGCTTGAATAGCTGGCATCTGAAATAGATATCTAGTATGAACTCTGCTTAAGGCCTTACTAGAGTTTACGGGGAGCTGTGAGTAGGTCCTCTTGCGTAAATATCTAGCTTCATCGTAGTGGAATAAGAGTTGACAGGCAACCTCATGTTTCCCCAATATTCTCAAAAGACACGTTTCCTCTTTTCTGTTCGTAATTTCCTTTTGCTTTATTTGGTTATGTTATTTGGTTACTTGTACTAACctgagtttcttttttttttttcaattttcatttAGATAAGTCGGTTGTCAAGAAAAAATGTTTGCTTCATTGTGTTCGTGGACGAGATTACCATGCAAACACTTTCTGCGGAAGGCAATGCCCCAGACAGAGCAGGATTCATTGGTTTGTGGAAGTTGGTTGTGGTAACGAATCTGCCTTACGCAGATATGAGGAGGGTAGGCAAAATACCAAAACTGTTGCCACACCGACTTTTCCCATCAGCAAGGTGAGTCTTATGTGATAGCGATAACTTTCCCTTTTATTGGTCTAACTAGCACATAATTTTCCAGCACGTGCAGTAAAAAACAGATTAAGTATGAAAGTGGTTTCTCTGGACACATGCATCTGAATTCGATATGCAGTACCCACCGAACAGCTTCTCAACAAACAACCAATTAAACTCATCTACTGTTTATTTTTTCAGGTACTCAATCTGGTTGGACAGCAAGTTACGACTTCAGTTGGATCCCTTACTCATTCTGGAGTACTTCCTATGGCGTAAAGGTCACGAGTATGCTATATCCAATCACTATGACCGCCATTGCTTATGGGAAGAGGTTGCACAAAACAAGAAGCTGAACAAGTACAACCATACTGTTATTGATCAACAGTTTGAATtttacaaggctgatgggctgACCAGATTCAACGCTTCAGATCCGTTCAAGCTTCTTCCTAGCAGTAAGATTTTGCTAGACAACTGATACAAACCCAGATTAAAACCGTTCTTGGGGAGCGTTTGCATTGGTCATGTGAAAAACAATAAATTACAGTCTCTCTTGTTCGCAGATGTTCCAGAGGGGTCTTTCATAGTACGGGCACATACTCCGATGTCGAACCTATTCTCATGTCTTTGGTTCAACGAAGTGGAACGCTTTACTCCCCGTGACCAGCTGAGCTTTGCTTATACTTATCAAAAACTAAGAAGGATGAATCCTGACAAACCATTTAATCTTCACATGTTCAAGGTAAAGATTTCGGTTTGAAAAGTCTATGATTATAATTCTGTCTTGGCCTAACAATAAGCTGTTTGATgctcatttaaaaaataattggtTCCCTTGACTCCATGTGTATAGGGTTGTAAAGTTGAAAGTGCTCTTGCATGATATGTTAACTGAAATGCTATCAGCTATTGGGGATTAGGTGTCTTATATCATAAGTTTTAAGTAGTAAAGAGTATACAGAACTAGATTTCTAAGTTTTTcatatgtgttttgttttgttttatttatctgGATTTCAGGACTGCGAGAGAAGAAAGATTGCAAAATTGTTCCGTCACAGATCAGAGGAGAAGCGAAACCTTATACAATCAGCACTACAACAATAGATGACCtgagcttcttttttttatcgtTTTAATATATTACTTGTTGGGGTTACTCTCTACTGCTATATTCACAGTGTCACTTGGAGAAATGCTCTTTTACAGTTTCGTTTTGAAAAGCTCCTTGCTCCGATGACTCTAAAACTGGTTAAGTTGGATCGAGTCTGTTGCTTGTGGCAAGAACCAGAGGAGGTATACCAAAACAGTGTGATGTGATTTGTAGAGATGTAGAAGAGTGAGTACTTGGAAAGAAGAAGAGGCTTTGATTAAGATTCTCGAGGGTCCTCGATTTTAATTCAATTCATTGCTTTGTTTTTGTCTGTGTCACTATCATCATTCTCGAGGAGGGTCCCTTTACAAAAATACATTGATTAGATTTTAtgctgatattttttttttctttttggcaaCTAGATATGCTGATATTTCATATTTGAAAATATCCATATTATTTATCGATGGAGAGACGTATTAATTAAACGACTAATTAAAGTTTTAAGTGAATTTTCTGTTACATGAAATATGAGTTATTTTATAACTGGaaagttaataaaaaataagaggAAGCAgggaaaataataaagaatgcTTACATTTCGATATCTTGTTAGGTAAAAGGCAGTCGTGTGTAGAAatctatgttacatggaaacggaagcgggtacgCGGAAGCGGGTACGCGGAAGCGGGTACGCGGAAGCGTATGGAAGCGCAGAAacgagattttaaaaaaaattaggaagcggATACGTAttggaagcgtatatccatatgtatgtatatatatgtatatatatatatatatattaaaatataagattttctttaaaaaaattaggactaaaaattataagttataaatttaaataaattatttattcatttgtaataattttgtaatgatttcatattaaaactatgaaaatagacataaattaagtttaaaagaaattattatattaattattgttaatgcttcataaataattgacacaatatatttgaatatatgatatatgtttagtaaAAACCTCAatacataaagataatttatagtattaattttaatatttatatatttatatcctctctattcattactattaaaattttgattttacagAAATTAATAACTacgattatatttttattgatattcaaccttgtattttttttaaagaacggAAGCGTGATTTCAAAACGGAATCATAAGCTTCCAAcgtgtttttaaaaagaatattttggaagcgttctggaagcgagattccgtaagcttccacaaggttccgattccgattccaGTTCCGAAGTgggaagcggacgtccgatgaagcttccgtgcaacgtagGTAGAAATAGAAATCACataagaatggaaaaagaaaactGAAAAATGTAAATACATCCTTAAGTTTTGTCCtacttaaaaacagaaaagtgTCTCATGGAacataaaccaataaaaactacaaaaaaaagaaagaaagtcgTAAGTTCAAACTAACTAAGCTCAATATGCTGGTCCGTAACTTGAGAGCTCTTGTTCCCCGCGgtttcctctcttctccacATTCCTATAATGTCCGAAGCAATCCGGTAACAATGGCCGGCCGAGTTGTCAGAAACTTGTCTGCTATCTTGAATGTTGGGAACAATGATAGGAGCACGgtgaagaaaaaacaaaacggaagaatgaaaacaaaagaaacttgTCCGGTTGGTTTGTTGAAGAACTCGGTAGTGAAGGTCTTCTTTGCCTCTAGAGACTATAGCAGAACTCGACCTTGGGAGACTCATACCGAACGATGCTCCGGCAGTGgtatgtctatatatatatttacttggAAACTCTATTCATCATCAAGATTATTATCTTTTTCTTATAGGTTTACTTTATGTAGGATTTGCAATCTCGGGAAAAAGAATTCTTACAAACGCTCATGTGGTGGAAGTACTGAATGAACACACATCTGTGCATGTCAAAAAGCGTGGTTCTACAATCAAATATAAAGCAAAAGTTCAAAAGATTGCACATGAATGTGATTTGGCCATCTTGGAGATCGATAGTCAAGAGTTCTGGAAGGGTATGAATCCTTTGGAGCTCGGAGGCATACCGCCTCTTAAGAAAGCTGTTTTCGTTCTTGGTTATtcttaggcctgggcatttcgggtatcggttcggttcggttcgggtatttcgggtttcgggtagttcggatagtaGCTAGAagatccatttagtacttgacttattttcggttcggttcggttcggatagtttcgggttcggttcggttcggatagtaaatgtaggaaccggaaaatatccggaaaaagttcggttctcatttggatccggttcgggttcggatagttcgggaacttcggataatttggacaaaatattggttatttaaggtaaaatatcaaataattaggatgatttagataaaaaaattggatatttcggattactttggatatttcggataaaactatccggatagtttcggatactttcggttagtttggatactttataataatttagttatcctcaactattttcaaatacttttaatagaattttaaattaaaaatatatatttagtgatgttatatgtatatataattaatatttttatatattcgggtacccgttcggttctcggttcggttccggttcggttcggttatttcggatataaaaatataggaaccgttcgggtatttgagggtattggtccggttccggtttcgggtatttcggttcggttccggttcggttcttcggttccggttattttgcccaggcctagttATTCTGGTGGGATTCCTTTCTTGACAAGTTTCATACTATTCAATAACATCATATTCACATTTACTAATTAGTTATTATGCTTGGGTTACAAACTAAATACTATTTGCTCAAATGCAGGTAACAGAATTTGGATTACAAAAGGTCTTGTAAGTAGCTTTGAAACCAAAAAGTACCTTCATAGTGACACCGAACTACTGAGAATACAAATAGATGCaaccataaaaaatggaaacagTGGTGGCCCAGTAATCTTGGAGAATAAAGTCGTTGGTGTAGCATATGAAGGTTCACAGATACAAAGGTACGTTAAACTAGACAATGTTATGATGTTTAATGGACCTATAACTTTTGATTTATTGTTACAATGACGGTTTCGATGTGCAGTTCTCTTATCCCAACGCCAATTGTTAAGCGTTTCATAACTCAAtgcaagaaaacacatgcttaacgaggaaagttaacgaggaaaaacaattctcgtaaatttacgtaGATTTTACGAGAAACTTACGTAGAAAAATaatgtcatcgttatttcctcgtaaagtaacgacaaaagcgtttcgtcgtaaagtcgatgtaattTGACGtgtcttttacgaggaaatactatttcctcgtaaatacgacgtaaacttcgcgtgttatttacgaggaaataatttacgtgtatttagcgagaaaattttgaatccaccaactttgtaggtgttacacgtttttttttgccacctaattaattttcgtcgtaaattcatagaaaaattacaactaccagattcgaaatttcctataaatatggatgtttgaacatcattttaaacacaccaacaacaaaaaacgtgaaagaaaaaaaatggctggctccgggactatttacgagttgcggaagtggatgtatatgcatagagatgctaacgggagagtgacgaaagaataccttgcgggtctggagacatttatgcatcaagcagattcaacaccgctcgcccaagaaagtggtaagatgttctgtccttgtcggaaatgcaacaattcgaaactggcaaaccgtgaaaatgtttggaagcatttaataaatagaggtttcacgccaagttactatatctggtttcaacatggaaaatgttttaattatgatcagaatgaagctagtagtagtaatagcaattttcaggaaaaagaaccggttgatcatcatttgcataatgaacatggttaccatcaggaggagatggtagattatgatagggttcatgatatggtagttGATGCATTcatagctcatgatgaagatgaagaacctaatatggatgcaaaaaagttttacgaaatgttaaacgcggcgaatcaaccactttacagtggttgtagagaaggtctctctaaattgtcgttagctgctagaatgatgaatattaaaactgatcacaacctacctgaaagttgcatgaacgaatgggcggacttgtttaaagagtatttgccggaagacaatgtgtctgctgattcttattatgagattcagaaactggtttatagtcttgggttgccttcggagatgataaatgtttgcatcgacaactgcatgatctattggggagatgatgagaagctagaagaatgtcgattctgtaagaagccacgattcaagccgcaaggacggggacgtaatagggtaccgtaccaaaggatgtggtacctaccaattacagacagattgaaaagattgtatcaatcagagcagactgctggaaagatgagatggcatgccgagcatactcagacggatggtgagatgactcatccatcagatgcaagagcctggaaacatttcaacaaagtacatccggatttcgctagcaatagccggaatgtgtatctcggactatgcacagatggatttagtcagttcggaatgtcagggagacaatattcattgtggccagtgtttcttacaccatacaacctgccaccggagatgtgcatgcaacgggagttgctattcttgaccatattaatacctggtctgaaccatccaaaaaggtccctggatgttttcctacaaccactgataaaagagttgaaggatttgtggtcaacaggggtgaggacgtatgactgttcaacgaagacgaattttacgatgcgagcgatgcttttgtggaccataagtgatttttctgcctatgggatgttgtctggatggactacacatgagagattagcttgtccatattgtaatggaacgacatatgcgtttcaactgaagaatggtaggaagacaatttggtttgattgtcaccgtcgatttcttcccattggccatcctaaccgaagaaacaagaatttgtttaggcacaaaagggttgtgagagacactcctcctccatatctaactggagaacaaattgaagggcaaatcgactactacggagctatgGAAACaattcgttggggtggtaattggcatgtccctcgtaatatgcctgattcttacggtgttcatcacaactggcacaagaagagtataatTTGGgcgttgccatattggaaggatcttcttctgcgccacaacctcgatgtgatgcatatagagaagaatttctttgagaacatcatgaatacaatattgaatgtcccagggaagacaaaagacaacataaaatcgaggttggacttgccggatatttgctcaagaagcgagttacatattaaaagcaatggacaagttcccgttccgatattcagattgtcttcagaaaaaaagtcggtgttgttcaactgggtggcatcagaagtgaagttccccgatggttatgtttcgaatctctctagatgtgttgaaaatggtcaaaagttctctgggatgaagagtcatgattgtcatgtctttatgcaacgactactatcctttgcatttgcggagctacttccaacaaacgtacatgaagcacttgcagatacgtagtgtattatatcataataattttataatggtcTAATTTGcgaaataatatatgactaacaatgtgtttaattgtttttgaaatataaaaggcattggagcatttttcagggatctgagcacacacacactcttaaagaagaagttgtggaacagcttcaggagaacattctcatcttgttgtgcaacttggagaagatatttcctcccggattttttgacgtcatggagcatctagctgtccacctcccatatgaggcattgcttcgtggacctgtacattacggatggatgtatcagtatgagcgagccatgaaatatttgaagggaaaagcaaagaacctcgccaaagttgaaggttctataattgctggaagtttgacggaagaagtttctcacttcacatcgtactactttgcgtcaaaagtacgtacctggagaagagctccaagaagatatgatgatggtggtgttgcgccaacatatgcagttgctggtgttccagacatctttagccagattgggcgactcggtgggaagtctaaagaggtttggtggttgagtgaacaagacgctcatagtgcacacacctatattctactcaattgcgaggatccattgatgcgttattttgaaaggtaacatatatggacacttcgaaacacatataagtataattaattatataattgcgagagattcattcctataaaatgtgattttacagcctatttgtttctcaagtcgaagaaacatttcctggtatatccacaagtgacgtagacaaaaggaaagtcaacacttcattaagtggttgttgaatcaggtattaattcaaacttttttttcatacatgatctgtatttcaacattctctttatttttgtaaGTTGATTATGAcaacgatgcagattatcctaagtggttacacgaagtaattcaatctccacttgtaaaggtcaccacttcacttatgtatttcacacgaggctatacttttcacacatatgagtatggtagacagcgggcgaccagtaactattgaatatgtgtgaaaggggaaacagatttctacgggatcttgacggagattattgaagtcgaatttccagggatactgaagctgaaatgcgtcctcttcaaatgtgaatggttcaaccccgtcgtcaacagaggtgttcggtctaacaaattcggtgtagttgatgtcaacggtggacgaaggtacaacaaattcgagcctttcatcttagcttcacaagcagaccaagttagcttccttccataccctcggatgagagattcgggtataaattggttagcagtgatcaaagttacacatcgaggacgaatcatcagtggagaagaaccaccattgcaagaagaacagataaatgaagtcgtggaacctgaacaagaaattgatgacgtccttctcattgatccgcataatcacgagtacgaagatcttaccgatgatgccacagacgaagctgttgaagacgagtttaatgaaaatgatgatgtttctagtgatgacgagaatgtcgatgtatccgatagatgtatttgattttgtgtagggtgttttatgaataagatgtgggagtttgttttatgaataaggtaatgtgggagtttgttttatgaataagcaaatgtgggaattgtggtttggaatggaaataaatatggggttttgaatatatgaagtagaaaataaggaatatggggtttggggtttcggattttagggatttaaacataaaactcgTCAATTCCTCATAAAGCGACATCGAACTTACGACACaggcctcgttaattccacgtaagagaGAATTGTCGTAAAGGACTTGTAAGAagacgaggaaataacgatgaaataaaaaataaagaaagcgacCCCCGTTAAATCCACGTAGGACGAAATCGTTGTAAACACCTCgtaaaagaaataaagaacacgggcctcgttaattccacgtaggacgaaATCGTCATAAACACctcgtaaaataaataaataacacatgcctcgttaattccacgttggacgaaatcgtcgtaaatacctcgtaatgTAAAgactagaaaaaaaagaaaaagaagaaaaatatcagattcacatgtggcaagacttccagcaattataatacgtaagtctcgcccaaatgaattctaatatcttcttctcttcctttttttttcaaatatttataatttgaatagcattttgctgaggagtgtgatttgggagtttgtgtgtggtttgagaaggagAGTTGTGGgtttatttataggaaagcgcggctcgttaatacctcgtatataaaaacgcgggcctttgtaattcctcgctaTTTgttggtgcctccgagtgctccttactcgcagtacactgtagaggacattctccgtctgccaggcagagaaagtttaccagtcatcgaccccgaccgaccggacagaactttgtggtatgttgcattaatttatttttaattcgtttaaaattcttttataacattaaaaaataatttatgttttaaatttgtattttccaggtggggggttgacggatgtcttccatcggacgtaaccgacacgatcaaaggttacttctccatggcacatccgaactggagtaagacgcctcactacgtcagaaagacatggttcaaaatttacgctgtaagtttcaattaattaattatatatactttaattttttcatgatttagatatatactttctaaaaaactaattgttaatttattttttccaacaacaaaaatataattgggccttggggataactgagagggtgaggaagaagtttaacgcgaaggcgaaagttcgcttgttggacacggtctccaactggaagggtgactggatcgtgaaggagtatgagcgtggcaaacccgctgagctcaccactgatgtgtgggatggcctcatctgttattggcgtcttcctgattccattagaatcgcccagttttactctaactcccgtaacacggtcgataagcacggaaacgggccgatgcttcacactacgggccaaaaaccccacgccggtgtccgtttggaaatggtaattaaatattttattaaataatttttttaatatatatatttttattctaactttcttaaatgtgttttaggccaaagagacgggacatctcccgtctcttatggaactttacgagaggacccacaagaacaaggcgggcgtatttgtagatggcaagtccgagcaaatctacaacgacgtggttgctcgggttgaagaccgccagacccagctgacccagctgacccagcagtctaccgacagattacccgtcaccttatccacacttgaagtggataagatttacgtggaggtaaattttctaaaattttatttttttattattcatttaatttaactttaaatttttactaacaatatttattttttgtttttaaggttgtccctaaaaaaaagagacggacgttggggattggttccatCAACGATGTTCcaagagcgacatcgtcttttGGTCAGCGACGgaatgatgaagtcactgagctgcgtaacgagttggccgcGATAAAATCTGCATTCACAGCTCGTGTGGGTGGA
The window above is part of the Brassica napus cultivar Da-Ae chromosome C8, Da-Ae, whole genome shotgun sequence genome. Proteins encoded here:
- the LOC106415295 gene encoding uncharacterized protein LOC106415295, coding for MPQYRQSGNDRFSVRGGGGSASDHVAIGIRNGAGGHGKANRWKRSVRPERIRRVGVGSVVFVLCLVLVVTVVAYYYISGFANNGYDDKGLDSFDGDFLTNVTRIDPGKVLEFGQGSVVHGRDSRYWDKDDRRRDDDYNEDEVEHKPVDVIQVKKGLDLKGIGLYNEAGRNELNKYEAEYQASLFKRGPGDHEAVHMDPDDDDAIDSHDSQADDEYVGHDEDDNDNEEPRKEKPTELLLSMSKEHDDGDTSKRSLGESSLVTKVGKSGKTSRSATKRRARGRRSSGGACQMKLLNSSQPIVEPLNTRKSARFSLHYVENEEKPDGEQLWDPRFAGHQSLQEREDSFLAADKKIHCGFVKAPKGSPTTGFDLTEDDTNYISRCHIAVISCIFGNSDRLRPPANKMISRLSRKNVCFIVFVDEITMQTLSAEGNAPDRAGFIGLWKLVVVTNLPYADMRRVGKIPKLLPHRLFPSARYSIWLDSKLRLQLDPLLILEYFLWRKGHEYAISNHYDRHCLWEEVAQNKKLNKYNHTVIDQQFEFYKADGLTRFNASDPFKLLPSNVPEGSFIVRAHTPMSNLFSCLWFNEVERFTPRDQLSFAYTYQKLRRMNPDKPFNLHMFKDCERRKIAKLFRHRSEEKRNLIQSALQQ